Proteins from a genomic interval of Erwinia sp. SLM-02:
- a CDS encoding helix-turn-helix domain-containing protein, whose protein sequence is MTEQTSSSLLSLEANIGLRVRQLRKMRGLTINELAAQAGVSAGAISQIERHQTNPTVRMLEQLRIALRVPLTALLDSEEPQSVGAEPFVRRQADRPHFHVGESGVAKEMLSPNGEHDLQFMLITIPAGSGPREMLMGSGEKAGLLVEGELILTVSGDSVTLAAGDSFQFKSHLTHSVFNQGSVPAKVLWIMQIQQHHHL, encoded by the coding sequence ATGACTGAACAGACTTCCTCGTCCCTGCTTTCGCTTGAAGCCAATATCGGGCTGCGGGTCAGACAACTCCGCAAGATGCGCGGCCTGACTATCAATGAACTGGCCGCCCAGGCCGGCGTGTCGGCGGGTGCCATCAGCCAGATAGAACGCCATCAGACCAATCCCACGGTGCGGATGCTGGAACAGCTGAGGATTGCCCTGCGCGTGCCGCTGACCGCCCTGCTGGACAGCGAAGAACCTCAGTCCGTAGGGGCCGAACCCTTTGTGCGCCGTCAGGCAGACCGCCCCCATTTCCACGTGGGTGAAAGCGGTGTGGCCAAGGAGATGCTGTCGCCGAACGGCGAACACGATTTACAGTTTATGCTGATTACGATTCCTGCCGGATCAGGCCCCCGGGAAATGCTGATGGGAAGCGGTGAAAAAGCCGGCCTGCTTGTGGAAGGGGAACTGATACTCACGGTATCAGGTGACAGCGTCACGCTGGCGGCGGGCGACAGTTTCCAGTTTAAAAGTCATTTAACCCACAGCGTCTTTAATCAGGGGTCAGTACCAGCGAAAGTCCTGTGGATTATGCAAATCCAGCAACATCATCATCTGTAA
- a CDS encoding diaminobutyrate--2-oxoglutarate transaminase — MMTDKVRIDNFGADSLKGNNETYLARQAEFESNVRSYPRKLPFAIAKAEGVWITDVENNQYLDCLAGAGTLALGHNHPDILQSIQNVITSGLPLHTLDLTTPLKDSFSEYLLSLLPGQGKEYCLQFTGPSGADAVEAALKLAKKVTGRSGVISFSGGYHGMTHGALAVTGNLSPKEAVNGMMPEVQFMPYPHEYRCPLGIGGEAGVKALTYYFDNLINDVESGVRKPAAVILEAVQGEGGVNPAPAEWLQRIRKVTREHGILLIIDEVQAGFARTGKLFAFEHAGIEPDIIVMSKAVGGGLPLAVLGIKKEFDAWSPGHHTGTFRGNQLAMATGLTTLKHLKENNVAGKVAAQGEWLKGKLAEMQQRYPVLGHVRGLGMMIGIEIVKPNEAQDHMGCYPADGALSALLQKKCFENGLILERGGRDGCVLRLLPSLLITDRELEIFLDKFENALLASGVKPV; from the coding sequence ATGATGACGGATAAAGTCCGTATTGATAATTTCGGTGCAGATTCATTAAAAGGAAACAATGAAACCTATTTGGCGCGCCAGGCTGAATTTGAGTCAAATGTTAGGAGTTATCCGCGCAAGCTGCCGTTTGCAATAGCAAAAGCAGAAGGCGTGTGGATTACCGATGTTGAGAATAATCAATATCTTGACTGCCTGGCCGGTGCGGGAACGCTGGCTCTGGGCCACAACCATCCTGATATCCTGCAAAGCATCCAAAATGTCATTACCAGCGGCTTGCCGTTACATACACTCGATCTGACGACGCCGTTGAAAGACAGCTTCTCAGAATATCTGCTTTCTTTACTGCCGGGCCAGGGTAAAGAGTACTGCCTGCAGTTCACCGGTCCTTCCGGCGCTGATGCCGTTGAAGCCGCGCTGAAGCTGGCGAAAAAAGTGACCGGCCGTTCCGGCGTGATCAGCTTCTCCGGTGGCTACCACGGTATGACCCACGGTGCGCTGGCGGTGACCGGTAACCTGTCACCAAAAGAAGCGGTAAACGGTATGATGCCGGAAGTGCAGTTTATGCCGTATCCGCACGAATACCGCTGCCCGCTGGGTATCGGCGGTGAGGCCGGCGTTAAGGCACTGACCTACTACTTCGACAACCTGATCAACGACGTTGAAAGCGGCGTGCGTAAGCCTGCTGCGGTGATCCTGGAAGCCGTTCAGGGCGAAGGCGGCGTGAACCCGGCTCCTGCCGAGTGGCTGCAGCGCATCCGTAAGGTAACCCGCGAGCACGGCATCCTGCTGATCATTGATGAAGTGCAGGCTGGCTTTGCCCGTACCGGTAAGCTGTTTGCCTTTGAACACGCGGGCATTGAGCCAGACATCATCGTGATGTCCAAAGCCGTTGGCGGCGGTCTGCCGCTGGCCGTACTGGGCATTAAGAAAGAGTTCGATGCCTGGTCTCCTGGCCACCACACCGGTACTTTCCGTGGCAACCAGCTGGCGATGGCTACCGGCCTGACCACGCTGAAGCACCTGAAAGAAAACAACGTGGCCGGTAAAGTCGCGGCGCAGGGCGAATGGCTGAAAGGTAAGCTGGCTGAAATGCAGCAGCGTTACCCGGTTCTTGGCCACGTGCGCGGCCTGGGCATGATGATCGGTATTGAGATCGTGAAGCCAAACGAAGCGCAGGATCACATGGGTTGCTACCCGGCTGACGGCGCGCTGTCGGCGCTGCTGCAGAAAAAATGCTTCGAAAACGGTCTGATCCTGGAACGCGGTGGACGCGATGGCTGCGTGCTGCGCCTGCTGCCTTCCCTGCTGATCACCGATCGCGAACTGGAAATTTTCCTGGATAAATTTGAAAACGCCCTGCTTGCCAGCGGCGTAAAACCGGTCTGA